A window from Rhea pennata isolate bPtePen1 chromosome 1, bPtePen1.pri, whole genome shotgun sequence encodes these proteins:
- the LOC134144044 gene encoding histone H2B 5-like, giving the protein MPEPAKSTSAPKKGSKKAVTKTQKKGDKKRHKSRKESYSIYVYKVLKQVHPDTGISSKAMGIMNSFVNDIFERIAGEASRLAHYNKRSTITSREIQTAVRLLLPGELAKHAVSEGTKAVTKYTSSK; this is encoded by the coding sequence ATGCCGGAGCCAGCAAAGTCCACTTCTGCCCCCAAGAAGGGCTCCAAGAAAGCCGTGACAAAGACCCAGAAGAAGGGGGATAAGAAGCGCCACAAAAGCAGGAAGGAGAGCTACTCCATCTATGTGTACAAGGTGCTGAAGCAGGTCCACCCAGACACCGGCATCTCCTCTAAGGCCATGGGCATCATGAACTCCTTTGTCAACGACATCTTTGAGCGCATCGCTGGCGAAGCGTCCCGCCTGGCGCACTACAACAAGCGCTCCACCATCACCTCACGGGAGATCCAGACGGCGGTACGCCTGCTGCTCCCTGGAGAGCTGGCCAAGCACGCGGTGTCCGAGGGCACCAAGGCTGTCACCAAGTACACCAGCTCCAAGTAG